In the genome of Leptospira inadai serovar Lyme str. 10, one region contains:
- a CDS encoding LA_3696 family protein yields MEYRRIPIRLREFIGKEESQELVNAINSAFARHERNMRVRLTDTFERKLLRESRLVHKEIQNLYSELSGIRTELRTETTSLRLEIAALKSEMYRLIANQTKWILVGLSAAVALLPILERISFRIF; encoded by the coding sequence ATGGAATATCGACGAATACCCATTCGGTTGCGCGAGTTCATTGGAAAAGAAGAAAGTCAGGAGCTTGTGAATGCGATAAATTCTGCATTTGCACGACACGAACGAAATATGCGAGTAAGGTTGACCGATACGTTTGAACGAAAACTTCTGCGAGAATCCAGGTTGGTCCATAAAGAGATACAAAATTTATATTCTGAATTGTCGGGAATCCGAACCGAACTTCGGACCGAAACGACGAGCCTGAGACTAGAAATTGCAGCTCTAAAGTCCGAAATGTACCGTCTTATAGCCAATCAAACGAAATGGATTTTAGTAGGCCTCTCGGCTGCGGTGGCTCTTTTGCCGATTTTGGAGCGGATTTCTTTTCGAATTTTTTAA
- a CDS encoding class I SAM-dependent RNA methyltransferase, protein MGLKKSARNSETGRRKIFLAREVSDILVEKWVNLGTAIAHLDGKTVFVKAGIPGEFVKIKIEKETSSLIWGTVVSVSRSAQSRISSDCASFPECGGCSYRHISYEEELKIKEELLLETLEGIGKLDRSRIPELKVLTGPSDGYRNTAQIKLRKSGQSLIAGFFKENSNTLVEFPADGCKHLPSEMNEYVKTSLEKKIRKSPVKGLGLRFSSGEVIEYKEEAVDIGPYLDERIRWKIPPGGFTQVNRFLIEPWLRTIRSWIPEKSGTILELYCGAGLISLSISSKITKLFGFELSKSSVLNARENAKRSGKSNLEFQTLNLERNFPPHEVASQASIWILNPPRSGASKKVLQAIEQYKPPTLIYSSCNHTTLARDLRELTLIGYRIKTIVLVDFFPRTRHFEILVQTIR, encoded by the coding sequence ATGGGTCTAAAAAAATCCGCTAGAAATTCGGAAACTGGGAGAAGGAAAATTTTTCTCGCTCGCGAAGTCTCGGATATCCTCGTTGAAAAGTGGGTGAATCTTGGAACTGCAATCGCCCATCTGGACGGGAAAACCGTTTTTGTTAAAGCCGGAATTCCGGGTGAATTCGTTAAAATTAAAATCGAAAAAGAAACATCTTCCCTGATTTGGGGAACGGTGGTATCGGTAAGTCGCTCCGCACAGTCTCGTATTTCAAGTGATTGTGCTTCGTTTCCGGAATGTGGCGGTTGTTCTTATCGTCACATCTCCTATGAAGAAGAACTTAAAATCAAAGAAGAATTATTATTAGAAACTTTAGAGGGAATCGGTAAGCTTGATCGCTCGCGCATTCCGGAATTGAAAGTATTGACCGGACCTAGCGACGGTTATCGTAATACTGCGCAAATTAAACTTAGGAAATCGGGTCAGTCGCTCATTGCGGGTTTTTTTAAGGAAAATTCGAATACGCTTGTGGAATTTCCTGCTGATGGTTGTAAACATCTGCCAAGCGAGATGAACGAATACGTTAAAACTTCTTTGGAAAAGAAAATAAGGAAAAGCCCGGTCAAGGGACTCGGACTTCGATTTTCATCGGGGGAAGTGATCGAATACAAGGAAGAGGCGGTCGATATCGGTCCGTATCTGGACGAGCGGATACGATGGAAAATTCCTCCCGGCGGATTTACCCAAGTGAATCGATTTCTAATCGAACCTTGGTTAAGGACGATTCGATCCTGGATTCCGGAAAAATCAGGGACAATCCTGGAGCTTTATTGCGGCGCCGGGCTCATTAGTTTATCAATATCTTCTAAAATAACAAAACTCTTCGGTTTTGAATTGTCGAAATCGTCGGTCTTGAACGCTCGCGAGAATGCGAAACGATCCGGTAAATCGAATCTTGAATTTCAGACATTGAATTTAGAACGGAATTTTCCGCCACATGAAGTCGCTTCTCAAGCCTCCATTTGGATTTTGAATCCTCCAAGATCGGGAGCTTCCAAAAAAGTATTGCAGGCCATAGAACAATATAAGCCCCCAACCCTTATTTATTCCAGCTGCAATCATACGACCTTGGCCAGGGACTTGAGGGAATTGACTTTAATCGGCTACCGAATTAAAACTATTGTTTTGGTGGATTTCTTTCCGAGAACTCGGCATTTTGAAATTTTAGTTCAAACAATACGATAG